The DNA segment tctccctctgctttcaaataaatacataaatctttttgtaaaaaagtatgatggcacttgggccatcttccactgctttcccagaccattagcagggagctggattggaagtggagcagccaggacttgaaccagcactcatatgggatgctggcgctgtaggtggaggcttaacctactacaccacagtgccgacccctaatCATACTTTTAATTTGAccttttcttgaactttttgaagtgttctgTATGTTTGGGAGATTCCTTTCCAATTATTATCTATCTGTGACTAAAGTCTGagattcaggggccggcgctgtggcataatgggtaaagccaccgcctgcagtttcggcatcccatatgggcaccagttcaagtcctggctgctccacttccgatccagctctctgctatggcctggaaaagccatggaagatggcccaatttcttgggcccctgtacccgtgtgggagacccgaaagaagctcttggctcctggcttcagatcagcgcagttccagccactgcggccatctggggagtgaaccagccgatgaaagacctctctctctctctgtctctctctctgcctctgcctctctgtagctctgcctttcaaataaatacataaatcttaaaaaaaaaataaagtctgagATTCAGCTGTTGGCCTCAGGAACTTACTATTTAAAAGCTGGTAAGATGTGGAATGCAATTTAAACAATTCTTAGAACCATTGACAATTTATAAATCCTTAGCGTGGCCTATGTTTTCCGTGCATGAAAAGTGACAGACGTGGATCAAACTAAGAAGGCATACATCTGGCTCCTTAGTAGTTTAGAGCGTTAAGTGAAATGGGGCTACAGGCGGAGCAATTCTACTGGGGAAGGCTTTCTTCGAGGGCcttaaaggagagagaaatatcctAGAGAAGGAAGACCAGATACTAAAGTTTGCAAAGCACTTAGAACAATGCCTGGACCAGAGTAAAAccatatatgtttattaaataaaaatgtccaaCTGCTATTTTTAATGccattagaatttttattttcttttcaaaaactttattaaacatataaaaaaaaacccttttattcTTGACATTGTGATGGATCGACCGTTCTGCAAAGTGGTCATAAGAGAGCCACAAGGGCACTTATTCATCTGACATGAGTAAATACTACATAGAATTCTAGAAACAACATTTTcatgagcccctcccccacccccgcgcaCAAAGATATAGGGATCAAGTCAAGTAAGCAGAAACATCCTCAGAAATATCGACAAAGGGAGAGGACTGCGCAGGAGGATCCTCCTCAATCTCTATTTCGTGATACGGAGCTGGGGGGCGCTCTTGTTCAGTGACGACACAAGGTAGACAAGCATGGTCAGTCACTTCGTCAGAGTCAGACTGTGCCAAGGTGAACACCTTGTGGCCTGTGTCATCAGTGGAGGCCGTGGCTCCTCCTTCCCCGGCCACTGTCATGGAGGCAGGCACAGTGAACCAGGGTGATTTCTGAGGAGCAATACACGACACTGGGATCGCATACCGAGAGGATGTGCCCACAGAAGCGTAGTGCATCTCAGTGCTGTAGATAACCATGTCTTGGGAGATGGCCTTGGCCTTGATGCCACATTCGGTAACACGGTAGGTGAACTGGTAGGCGTGTGGCTGAACGTGGTTGGCAGGGCAACCCAGGCCCAGGTGTAACTCATAGAAGTGTACGTACACATCGTTGTTCAACATGAAGGGTTGAACCGTGACCATGAACCAGTCTATGGAGCACAGCACAGTCATTGGATTTTGTCCGGAACAGGCTGAAAACACAGAGGTCAGGAAGACTGTTCCTGCTACCAACTGGACAACATTCATCTCTGCAGCCGATCAAGTTAACAACCCACAGGAAACAGGAAGGTGTCCAGTGAGGATTTCTAGAGCACACAAAGACACAAGAGACAAGTCATCTTAATTCCTATTGAAAGTTCAAACATGATCCCACCCTCTTTTAAGCAAAAGGCTAATCTTAAAGtattaaaaagaggaaaacattCTTATGAGAGGGAACTGAATTTTAATCTCATTGTTGGAACTCTTGCGTTTACAGACAACAGAAATGGCTTCTTAAAGCCActttaccatgctgttttgatataAAACACATATCCCTCACATGCAAAATGATTAGAGTTTATAGGGATCAGGAGTGGTGCACCTCTGTGTGTAACCCCAACATGAAATGGGAGacagtttatttaatttttaaaatttatttttatttctttgaaaggcacagagataggtagagataaaggcagacacacagagaaagatcttccgtccactcattcattcctcaAACTCTCCTAATAGCCAAGGCtggcacaggccaaagccagaagccaaaaactccatctgggtctcctgtgtggacagcagagacccaggtacttgctGCCCATCAAGATGTGCATTCCTGCATTAGCaccaatcagaagtggaggcaggattcgaactcaggcactctgatatgggatgtgagtgtcccaaatggcatcttaatggCTGAGCCAAAGGCCTGCCCCAGGAGATATGGTTTAATTCAGCCTGGCAACACTTCCCGCTTTAAGGGCTACAATCTTCTCACAGATCATCTTAATGAACGACTCTATTGCTTTTGTCTTTggtaaagatttatgtattgatttgaaaggcagagtgacagggttgGGGGACAGagtgtcttccacctgctggttcactccccaaatgtctacaaatagccaggtctgaggcaggcccaaagtcaggagcctgaaactccagccaggtttcccacctgggtaaCATGGACCCAAGtataagccatcttccactgcctttccagctgcattagcagggagttggataggaagtagagaaaCCAGACTTAACAAGTAACGACGTGGGCTGCCAGCGTTGCAAGCTACAGCTGTGCCCCAATACTGACCCTCAACCTTTTCACTGAATTTTTCCTTCCACTGCTCCGTTTTGCCACTGTAAGGGGCAAAACGGAGCAGTGGAAAGAAAAATGCCATGCCAAGAATAGGTGTCTCAAACATAATATCAAAAGCCATCCTCAGCtatctctcagggtctgcattagcagcaagctggaatctagagctggagcttggacttgaacccaggtactctgacaaacgcagaaagagggagggaaacataaaaggaaggaaggaaggaagaaaatcatCAAATGTTCAGCTCAGCTTTCATTTTAAAAGTGAGAAAGATATGAGTAAAAGAGCAAAGTGTCTAAAATTTGGAAGGGAATGAACTTGCGCAAGTGTAGAGATTCACTTTTGCTCCCTACTGAGATATGTAACCCCTGCATACATGAGTTCATTCTTTGGCTAGTATTTTTGAGTTTTCTATATGCATAACACTGAGCCAAAAATGCATCCCATGACACCCCTTCCCCCTTTCTAAAGTTGCAGAAATAGAGTTCTTTCTGTGTCTTCGATAGTGATGAATTAGCTGCATTCTTTGATGGGAACCAAGGCACAGTGGTCCTCTAGAGAAAGGTGTGCCTGCCTGGATGAAGTGCGTTGCTTCTGGGTGACACAGATGGTCTCTGTGGCTCTCACGCTTTGCTTCCTTGGCAGGGATGCTGGGGTGTAGAAGCCTAAAGGATCTGCTGGCCCTATGCCTCTACTCCTTGTTCACTCTGCAATGTCTCTCTTGGGACTACCTTCTTGTTTTTCACATAGCACATTTAGAAGCATCAGcaagaaaccaacaaacaaaacctaTCCTGTTGCCCACCTCCTCCACCAAAACCTCaaacaaaatcaaacaacaaCGACGAAAAGAAGTAAATCGCCATGCAAACTCTTCCTGGGTGATTAAACAGGTAAGCAAACCTCCACTTGTTGCAGAAGGCTGCCCGCTATTTTCTTTCTGCACAGTGAGCTAACCGCCGCCGCCACCTCCTGCACTACTGTCTCAGTTTAAAGAACACCTTGTTGCAAACACATTTTCTGCCCCTTCCCCCACGCCGctcctctttcctctgcctctctccttctttccttaaCATTTATCTCACAGTTTGGCCTAATGCACCCTGAACAAAAACTTCCTCTTTAAGTAGTTTCTGAGACAGTCCAAGGAAGCAATGCGTTCACTCCATTTGTGTTGTTTAAACCCAAAACTAAGACCCGAAGGCTTAGTTTGAAGGCTGTTCTTGCCCAGGCAGTTAAATGTCccatcttctctccctccctcaaataCTTGAgtgttctcttccctctctcccctccctcttgcgGATAATCAAAATAGAGTTACAAACAGCCTAGATTCTTCCAGAAGCAAGACAGTTGCTCCCCACCTCCAACCCTCCATGCCCAGCAAGAAGCCATTTTAGATTACCTCAGCCCCCATAACCACATCTTAAATTACACGGCACGGAATCCATCTCAAAGGAAGAGGGGTCAGCAACATGACTGGGTTTGGGAGTTCATTTAGGATAAAACCCCAGACTTGGACAGGACAGAATGTGTTTCCCTCTGATTCTCTTCAAGCCGGGAACGGATTACTTTGTGAGGAGAGCAGTAAATGCAGCTGTCCTTGCGTGTGACAGCATACCTTTGAGCTCAGATAAAgcctaaaaagaaaaatcagtccGTGGGACCCCTATTTCAGACTGTGTGtctacagtgagaggcagacgATGAGGAAGGGAGTGGCACGCTCCTGCACAGGAGTTTGTGCCCGTCTAGTTTCATGCCACACTTCGGGAGCTTGCTCCCTGTTGTTAAACACAGATCACCAAAATGGGACAGTCTCCcttccctctgctgcctgccattcccaaggaaggagaggggagaggtgtgtgtgtgtgtgtgtgtgtgtgtgtgtgtgtgtgtagggggatgGTTATAATTAATTCACAACACACTGTGATTTCACATCAGCTGGCTTTTCTTACATCCAGCTGAAACGTGCTGGCCGAATGGGATCCTGGATAGGCAAGCGAAGGAGAAGGTGGGCTCTAGTTACTAgggacagaggaaaagaaagccaAGAGGCTAGAGATGGGAAGGGGCTGCCAGAAGACAGGGTGCCAAGCTGAAGGTATTTTTAGCCGTGGTTGGGGCTGTGCACAGCATAGGAGCTGTGGACAGAATTCTATTTAAAGTCTCCAGAAATCTTCCGAGTTGGGGAGGGGGTTGAGGactgggaaagaaaagaaatgcatcgAAGGGAGTGCTCACCTTTGGGACTAttgtccagcttcttgctgaggcTCCTGGGCGGTTAGAAAGCAGGTCTCGGGGTTTGCATTACCACAAGCCCCACTTAGACTGGATGGGAAATTAACCCTGTGATGTTCCAGGAACAGCGCCTTTAGATACATTTGTATAAGCAAGCAGGACTCAGCTATTGGTACATACTGTGCTGAACCCAGCTCTAGAGACAGGGCGGGCAGCGGGCAAACCCCCTGCTGCTAATAACACCTGCATGCAAAATGTTTGCTTTCCTTGCAGCTACAGAGCACAAGtagctttctgtttttctcaatgTGGTTTATGCATATACATTTCCCATTAGCTCCTTTAATGGagtttcctccttcctcctccttttttttttttcaagaactcCCTAATAAACCTAATTCTTAATAAActctttacatttaaaaacatcATCGAACTTTTGGTTTGGGACATAAGaactctatttcttctttttgtcccCCTCCCCAGAATCAAAGCTATTCTTTTAATTAAGTTCAGAAGAATCCAAAGTGTTTACGTTTAAGAGATACCTACATCAGTCACTGAGAAGGATTAAATTAGATTAGCAAGGCAAGACTGAGATCCAAGACAGCCCACTTTTCTTGATATATACAGGAATGGAATAGATTGAGCAAACACACAAACagacaggaaagagaaaagaggagctTCCACTTAACCTccatctttaactttttttttttttgcgctgCAAATGCTGCTTATAAAGTTCAGCTGCTGGTCTTTTTTTAAGCGGACAAAGCATAATTGTATATACAGTTGTCGTGCAGTATCTGCAGAGAACGGGTTCCAGGGCCCCTCACAGAttccaaaatctgcagatgctcaagtcccttatgtgAAACAGTGGGTGTAGTATTTGCATGGAACCTACCCACATTCTCCCATATATTTAAATCATCTCCCAATtccttataatacctaatacagaaTAAATGCTATGCAAACAGTTTTATGCTGTGttatttagagaataatgaccCCAAAAATGCCTGTAACATGTTCAGGACAAATGCAATTTTTTTGGACTATTTTCAACCTTTGGCTGGTTGAATCCGGAGATGGGGAACCCATGGCTAGAGCGGGCCAGTTATGTTTATGGGCTATACTATGATACTGTGATTTATGCATGCATTGTGGGATGGCGAGATCGAGCTAATTAGCATCCACACCTCACATCCTTCCAGAAGTAGAAGGTGAACTGGTGATTGCCAGAGACTGGTGGGGGTGAGCGGGGGAAGGGGAGGCCTTAGGCAAAAGGCACAAAGTTTCGGTTAGTCCAGGACAGTACGTTCTAGCACTCTATTTCTAGCACACCCCCGTCGACTATGGTTGATGCTAAGGTATATTTCAAATTTACTCAAAGTAGATTTTAAATACTCTCACCACAAAAATCCATCTTAAAAAACGGCGTATGAGAGATTCAGGATTGGTTTACACACAGAGCATTTTGAATCTTGGGGGTCCTCGGTGAAGGAGACAAAGGCTGAAGTCCGAATGAGTTTGGTGATGTGAGTGAGCGGCGTGAGAAGCGTAAGACAAATCTCTTGAAAGCAGCCAGGCTTTTGCCTCGCCATCCCCTCGGATGTCGTTAGAGACACGTATGAACTCTTCGCATGGAGCGTGGGGAGGGGAATTAGCTAAACATTTCCACATCTGGTTTGGGAACGGTTTGGAAAAAGCACTCACTCCATAGGTTCCAGGAAGCTTTTTGGGTCGAccgttatttattttgaaaattcagtATGCTCGTGACAGCGCAGTTATCATTTGTATATTGTTTTCCCAGAATCTTGTTgtcaaaacaaaaggaaacagagGGGAAAAGGAAACTCT comes from the Oryctolagus cuniculus chromosome X, mOryCun1.1, whole genome shotgun sequence genome and includes:
- the PLAC1 gene encoding placenta-specific protein 1, translating into MNVVQLVAGTVFLTSVFSACSGQNPMTVLCSIDWFMVTVQPFMLNNDVYVHFYELHLGLGCPANHVQPHAYQFTYRVTECGIKAKAISQDMVIYSTEMHYASVGTSSRYAIPVSCIAPQKSPWFTVPASMTVAGEGGATASTDDTGHKVFTLAQSDSDEVTDHACLPCVVTEQERPPAPYHEIEIEEDPPAQSSPFVDISEDVSAYLT